In the genome of Pseudomonas sp. B33.4, the window ACGCCGGCGACCGCAGCGATCATCGCCTGGCGCTCTTCCAGCGAACGCGCCTTGTACAGATAGGCGATGCCTTCTTCGGTGAGCAGGTGGGTGACGTCGTCGCCGTAGATCATGATCGGCGCCAGCGGCATGCCGCTTTTCTTCGCCACTTCCACGGCGTCGAGGGTTTCGACGAAGGTCGGTTTGCCGCCCTCCTGGAAGGTCTCGACCATTTGCACCACAAGCTTTTTGCCGCGTTCGAGCATCGGTTGCTGCGAATCGTCATGACGCATATCCAGCCACGCCGGGGTGCCGTGACGCCGACCGCGCGGGTCGTGGCCCATGTTCGGTGCACCGCCGAAACCGGCAAGGCGGCCACGGGTCACGGTTGAGGAATGGCCATCGCCATCGACCTGCAACGTCGCGCCGATAAACAGGTCCACCGCGTATTGCCCGGCGAGTTGGCAGAACATCCGGTTGGAACGCAGCGAGCCGTCGCGTCCGGTGAAGAACACGTCCGGGCGCGCGGCGATGTAGTTTTCCATGCCCAGTTCGGTGCCGAAGCAATGCACGCTTTCGACCCAACCGCTCTCGATCGCCGGGATCAGTGTTGGGTGCGGATTGAGCGTCCAGTTGCGGCAGATCTTGCCTTTGAGGCCGAGGGATTCGCCGTAGGTCGGCAGGATCAATTCGATGGCGGCGGTGTTGAAACCGATGCCGTGGTTGAGCGACTGCACGTTGTGTTTTTCGTAGATGCCGCGAATCGCCATCATCGCCATCAGCACGTGCACAGGCTTGATGTGGCGTGGGTCGCGGGTGAACAACGGTTCGATATAGAACGGCTTGTCGGCCACCACGACGAAATCGACCCATGAGGCGGGGATGTCCACGCGAGGCAGTTCGCTGACGTCGTCGACCAACTGGTTGACCTGAACGATGACGATGCCGTCGCTGAACGCCGCCGGTTCGATCAGTGCCGGGGTGTCTTCGGTGCTCGGGCCGGTGTAGATGTTGCCGGCGCGGTCGGCCATGAACCCGGCCGAGAGCACGACGTTGGGGATCAGGTCCACCACCAGCCGGGCGTAGAGTTCGATGTAAGTGTGGATCGCGCCGACTTCCAGCAAGCCGTCTTCGAGCAACTGGCTGATGCGCAGGCTCTGGGTGCCGGCGAAGGAGAAATCGAGCTTGCGGGCGATGCCGCGTTCGAACAGGTCGAGGTGCTCGGAGCGGCCGACGCTGGGCATGATCATGTGCAGGTCGTGGAGCTTTTCCGGGTCGGCTTTGGCCAGCGAGCGCGAAAGGAAATCCGCCTGCTTCTGGTTGTTGCCCTCCAGCACCACACGGTCGCCGGGATGAATCAGCGCTTCGAGCGCGGCGACGATCTTGTCGGTGGGCAACACCACACCGTCGGCCAGCCCGCGCACTTTGTCGAGGCGGCGCTGCTTCTCATCGCGCCGCCGCGTCCAGCGCGAGTCGGGGGAAATTGTTGTTGTCATGCTCACTCCACGGGGTTCGCTGTCGTGGAGCTAAGGTAGGCGTGTGGGGTGGGGGCATCAATCAAGCGCGGTGGTGAATCATTACGCTCAGGGTAACGATCAAGAGCGCCCTCACCCTAGCCCTCTCCCGGAGGGAGAGGGGACCGACCGAGGTGTCTGGCGCCATACATCGACCTGCCCCACCGAGTCGATTATGGATTCACAGCAGTATTTTCAGGTCGGCGTCACTTGTGAGCATCCCACGGTCGGCCCCCTCTCCCTCCGGGAGAGGGCTGGGGTGAGGGTCGGCGTTTAAATCACTCCGTCGGCACCAACTTATCCAAAACACGGTTGACCGCCATCTCCGCCACCATCACCACCTGCGCAATACCTTGCACAGTCTTGCGGTGCGTACCTTCCACCGTTGCCGCATGATTGTTGAGCATCACCGTAGCCGAGCCTAGGGTTTCGCTGGCGTCAGCCAGCAGGGATTCGGTGTCGGCATTGGGATTAGCCATGTACAGCGTGTTGGGGGTGTAGGGCGTGGCCATCAGATCGGCGTTGGTAGGGCCGAGGTAATGGTCGAGCGCGCGTTCGGCGGCTTCGTGGAATTTCTTCGAATCGGGGGATTCGTAGGGGGATGCTGGATCTGCGAGCGGGGGGTTAGGCGTAGGTTTAATCATCTTCAGGTTCCGAAATAAAGCTGGAACCACTTCTCTGCTAAAAGAAGGGGTGGCAGCTGAACGCAGGTTAGCAGACCGGGGAACCTAAGGAAGCCGGCGCGCCGAAGCGCCCTGCGCACAGCCGCCATCGAATGCAGGCGCTGAGCCTGACGATGATGCATGTGCACCCTTAGATTAACCACGGGCTGCTAAACCCGATCACTGGGAATCAGTGACGGAATCAAGTTACGCAGCATGACCAAGGCGCACAAGCCGGCGGATTCTGGTGCATGCGTAGGCAGCGGCGCAAGGATTTGTAGGCTAGGGAGCCGTAACACCGGGTGTCTTTAAACAGATGTGCCTGGATGCGTTTATTGCGCTGCGGGGATTGAGGATTTGTCTGTCGGATTTTGGTGGATGCCGCAGGCGCTATCGCGAGCAGGCTCACTCCTACAGGGGAATGCATTCCAAATGTAGGAGTGAGCCTGCTCGCGATGAGGCCAGTCAGGCCAATGAAAGTTCTGAATCAGTGGATCAGCCCAGCATCCACCAACAACCTCTCCAGCCCCAACAAATCCGGCACTTTCGCCACCTGTTCCCCGACCTGCACCGCCGCCTGCTCCAGCGCACACAACGGCACATCGACATAACTCAACTGGCTGTCGAGCTTGTACGAACGCGGAATCCCCTGCACCAGCAGCGCAATGAACTTCAACTCCGGCAACCCACCGAGCGCATTCAAAATCACGATCCGCGCGCGCTCGCCAATGACGATTTTCTGCCCGCACGCCGATTCAAAACTGAGCAACGGTATCTGCCGCTCACGCCACATGACCCTGCCGAGATACCACGGCGGCGAGTCCAGATCGAAGGCGCTGGCCTGGTAATCGATCAACTCAGCAACAGCAACGTTAGGCAGGATCAGATTGCGATCCGCCAATGGCAGCAGCAACCCGGTCAGCTGACTGCTGCGCTGATTGTGCCGGCGTTCATGCATGTTTCTTGCTCCACTGGGCAATGCTTTCAAGCAACACCGACTCTTGATACGGCTTGCCGAGGTAGTCGTTGACGCCGATGGCCATGGCGCGGTCGCGGTGTTTTTGGCCGGTGCGCGAGGTGATCATGATGATCGGCAAGTGTTGCAGGCGTTCGTCGTTGCGCACCTGGGTGGCGACTTCGAAGCCGTCCATGCGCGGCATTTCGATGTCGAGCAGCATCAGGTCGGGCATGTGCTCTTCGAGCAGCAGCATGGCGTCGACACCGTCCTTGGCGGTCAGCACGTTCATGCCGTGGCGTTCGAGCAAACGGCTGGTGACCTTGCGCACGGTGACCGAGTCGTCGACCACCATCACCAGCAGTGGTTTGTGCGGTTCGCTGTCGATCTCCGGCACCGTCGGCGGCTGCGCAACCCGTGCCTGCATGGCACGGATCGGCGCGAGCAAATCGAGAATCAGCACTACCCGGCCATCGCCGAGAATCGTCGCCCCGGACACGCCCTGCACTGCCGCGAACTGCGCGCCGAGACTCTTCACCACGATCTCGCGCGTACCCGCCATGGTGTCGACCTGCACCGCGATGCGCCGGTCGTTGTAGTGCACCAGCAGCACCGGCAACGGCAGGTTCTGCCCCAGCAGTTTCGGTCGTGGCGCGGTTTTCAGCAGTTCGCCGAGGTAGCACAGTTCATAGGTCTGGCCGCCGTACTGATAGCGCGGCGGATCAACCCGGAAGTAAGCTTCCAGATCATTCGGCAACACGCGGACGATGCCTTCGATGGTGTTCAGCGGAATCGCATATTGATCCTCGCCACACTGCACCATCAACGCGCGGTTGACCGACACGGTGAACGGCAGACGAATGCGGAAATGCACGCCCTGCCCCGGCACCGAATCGATGCTCATGCTGCCGCCCAGTTGCCGCACTTCTTCGTGCACCACGTCCATGCCGACGCCACGTCCGGAAAT includes:
- a CDS encoding chemotaxis protein CheW, which produces MHERRHNQRSSQLTGLLLPLADRNLILPNVAVAELIDYQASAFDLDSPPWYLGRVMWRERQIPLLSFESACGQKIVIGERARIVILNALGGLPELKFIALLVQGIPRSYKLDSQLSYVDVPLCALEQAAVQVGEQVAKVPDLLGLERLLVDAGLIH
- a CDS encoding DUF6124 family protein, which encodes MIKPTPNPPLADPASPYESPDSKKFHEAAERALDHYLGPTNADLMATPYTPNTLYMANPNADTESLLADASETLGSATVMLNNHAATVEGTHRKTVQGIAQVVMVAEMAVNRVLDKLVPTE
- the mdcA gene encoding malonate decarboxylase subunit alpha; translated protein: MTTTISPDSRWTRRRDEKQRRLDKVRGLADGVVLPTDKIVAALEALIHPGDRVVLEGNNQKQADFLSRSLAKADPEKLHDLHMIMPSVGRSEHLDLFERGIARKLDFSFAGTQSLRISQLLEDGLLEVGAIHTYIELYARLVVDLIPNVVLSAGFMADRAGNIYTGPSTEDTPALIEPAAFSDGIVIVQVNQLVDDVSELPRVDIPASWVDFVVVADKPFYIEPLFTRDPRHIKPVHVLMAMMAIRGIYEKHNVQSLNHGIGFNTAAIELILPTYGESLGLKGKICRNWTLNPHPTLIPAIESGWVESVHCFGTELGMENYIAARPDVFFTGRDGSLRSNRMFCQLAGQYAVDLFIGATLQVDGDGHSSTVTRGRLAGFGGAPNMGHDPRGRRHGTPAWLDMRHDDSQQPMLERGKKLVVQMVETFQEGGKPTFVETLDAVEVAKKSGMPLAPIMIYGDDVTHLLTEEGIAYLYKARSLEERQAMIAAVAGVTAIGLRHNPKDTERMRREGLIALPEDLGIRRTDATRELLAAKSVADLVEWSGGLYNPPAKFRSW